A portion of the candidate division TA06 bacterium genome contains these proteins:
- a CDS encoding HD domain-containing protein: MKRKPVHKKTDVAAIASLLVRLDKILAGSKAGLLPSIRKLAREVDQLVPYYDGHMMRVTFYSLSIGLKMGLSREELLTLEVAALLHDFGKLGVDEHTLEKEEELSDDEINEIHHHAERGFHILSGFAKLERAAAIIRDHHEKYDGSGYPAHKKGPDISLLARIIAVADAYDAMTADRPYHKGLSQKEAESELLHYAGKQFDPQVVDCFVNRIKDKKPKLRPKRSKGSVSSGQDQFADYLPVFYNYY, from the coding sequence ATGAAAAGGAAGCCGGTTCATAAAAAAACCGATGTGGCGGCCATCGCCTCGCTTTTAGTCAGGCTGGACAAGATACTGGCCGGATCCAAAGCCGGTCTTTTGCCCAGCATCCGCAAATTAGCCAGGGAGGTGGACCAGCTGGTGCCCTATTATGACGGGCATATGATGCGGGTCACCTTTTATTCCCTGTCCATCGGGCTGAAAATGGGCCTTTCCCGCGAGGAGCTCTTGACCCTGGAAGTGGCGGCCCTGCTGCACGATTTCGGCAAGCTGGGAGTGGACGAGCATACTCTGGAAAAGGAAGAGGAGCTTTCTGACGATGAAATCAACGAAATACACCACCACGCCGAAAGGGGATTCCATATCCTTTCAGGCTTTGCCAAACTGGAGCGGGCGGCGGCGATCATCCGGGACCATCACGAAAAATACGACGGCAGCGGTTACCCGGCCCATAAAAAGGGCCCGGATATTTCCCTTTTGGCCAGAATCATTGCCGTGGCCGACGCCTACGACGCCATGACCGCCGACCGGCCCTATCATAAGGGTCTTTCCCAAAAAGAGGCTGAAAGCGAGTTGTTGCATTATGCCGGCAAACAGTTTGATCCCCAGGTGGTGGATTGTTTCGTCAATCGTATCAAGGATAAAAAGCCTAAGCTTAGACCCAAGAGAAGCAAGGGGTCGGTGTCATCGGGCCAGGACCAGTTCGCCGATTACCTGCCGGTTTTTTATAATTACTATTGA
- the purQ gene encoding phosphoribosylformylglycinamidine synthase subunit PurQ: MKFGIITFPGSNCDYDCYKAVEEGLGLKPAFIWHRETDLGDCDCIILPGGFSYGDYLRTGAIARFSPVMQKVKDFAERGGLVIGICNGFQILLESGLLPGAMMVNRGLQFVCQTVNLSVERNDLAFTNKLDKKQVIQIPIAHKEGNYYIDQKSSRELEDNNQVVFRYCDQNGQTADSDNPNGSVNNIAGIVNKKGNVLGMMPHPERAMEKLLGSDQGRLIFESIKAHWQKMG, from the coding sequence ATGAAGTTCGGCATCATCACCTTTCCCGGCTCCAATTGCGATTACGACTGCTATAAGGCGGTGGAAGAGGGACTGGGCCTGAAACCGGCCTTTATCTGGCACCGGGAGACTGATCTAGGCGATTGCGACTGCATCATCCTGCCCGGGGGCTTTTCCTACGGCGATTACCTGCGGACCGGAGCCATCGCCCGCTTTTCCCCGGTGATGCAGAAGGTCAAAGACTTTGCCGAGCGGGGCGGGCTGGTGATCGGCATCTGCAACGGCTTTCAGATCCTGCTGGAATCCGGGCTGCTGCCGGGGGCCATGATGGTCAACCGGGGGCTGCAATTCGTCTGTCAAACCGTCAACCTCTCGGTGGAACGCAACGACCTGGCCTTCACCAATAAATTAGACAAAAAACAGGTGATACAGATCCCCATTGCCCATAAAGAAGGCAATTATTATATTGACCAGAAATCCTCGAGGGAACTGGAGGACAACAACCAGGTGGTGTTCCGTTACTGCGATCAAAACGGCCAGACCGCAGATTCCGACAACCCCAACGGATCGGTCAATAATATCGCCGGCATCGTCAATAAAAAAGGCAACGTGCTGGGAATGATGCCCCACCCCGAAAGGGCCATGGAAAAGCTTTTAGGCTCGGACCAGGGCCGGCTGATATTTGAATCGATAAAAGCCCATTGGCAAAAGATGGGATGA
- the purS gene encoding phosphoribosylformylglycinamidine synthase subunit PurS has product MTAEIRVTLKEGVLDPQGTTLNRSLENIGYNGLKEVRMGKLIQLKLDLADRQKAGELVEELCQKVLTNPVIEQYQFTIGESK; this is encoded by the coding sequence CTGACGGCAGAGATCCGCGTTACCCTGAAGGAGGGGGTGCTTGATCCCCAGGGAACCACCCTCAACCGCTCCCTGGAGAATATAGGTTATAATGGGCTGAAGGAGGTCCGGATGGGCAAGCTGATCCAGTTGAAGCTTGACCTGGCCGACCGGCAGAAAGCCGGGGAATTAGTGGAAGAGCTGTGCCAGAAGGTGCTGACCAACCCGGTGATTGAACAATACCAATTCACCATCGGGGAGAGCAAATGA
- the pssA gene encoding CDP-diacylglycerol--serine O-phosphatidyltransferase codes for MEAFKGNSYRGAWLIILAAFFDSTDGMVARLTRQSSRFGVELDSLSDMVSFVLAPVMLIYPLCLMELNLGGILAGFAFVVSGAIRLARFNVEQKNLLEKGGFIGLPTPAAAAAIAGFLIFSNYLQGSLLFPRLVPFFLVLLALLMVSPVEYPPFPKLAAKSLRSYFIYSLLVLAMIGLVIRPQLVIFPVLFLYIIFGLVRRLVVKIASKRGKGTIPSH; via the coding sequence ATGGAAGCCTTTAAGGGCAACAGCTACCGGGGGGCTTGGCTGATCATCCTGGCGGCCTTCTTCGATTCCACCGACGGGATGGTGGCCCGCCTGACCCGCCAGTCCAGCCGGTTCGGGGTGGAGCTGGACTCGCTCTCCGACATGGTCTCCTTTGTGCTGGCCCCGGTGATGCTGATCTACCCGCTGTGCCTGATGGAACTTAACCTGGGCGGAATACTGGCCGGCTTCGCTTTCGTGGTCTCCGGGGCCATCCGCCTGGCCCGCTTCAATGTGGAGCAGAAAAATCTATTGGAGAAAGGCGGGTTCATCGGCCTGCCCACCCCGGCCGCCGCCGCCGCCATCGCCGGTTTCCTGATATTCTCTAATTACCTGCAGGGAAGTTTGCTTTTTCCCCGGTTAGTTCCGTTCTTTCTGGTCTTGCTGGCCCTGTTGATGGTAAGCCCGGTGGAATATCCGCCTTTTCCCAAACTGGCGGCCAAGAGCCTGCGCTCCTATTTCATCTACAGCCTGCTGGTGCTGGCCATGATCGGCCTGGTGATCAGGCCCCAGTTAGTGATATTTCCAGTGCTGTTCCTGTATATAATATTCGGCCTGGTCCGGAGGCTGGTGGTCAAGATCGCCAGCAAAAGAGGAAAAGGAACTATTCCGAGCCACTAA